A genomic stretch from Limnohabitans sp. includes:
- a CDS encoding TRAP transporter small permease subunit, translating into MQNLLLFIDKVSTWIGQFFSWLIVALTFMISWEVFSRYVLDSPHAWAFDVMSMMYGSLFMMAGAYTLSKNGHVRGDVLYGFFPPRLQAWLDLLLYIVFFIPGVVALAYAGYGFAADSWAINEHSNVTADGPPIYPFKTILPIAGAFLLAQGLVEIVRCIVCIQQGEWPKRGDDVDEVDVEKLKQMVNVKDEDIVKLGELVIAKGTQK; encoded by the coding sequence ATGCAAAACCTGTTGCTCTTTATTGACAAAGTCAGTACTTGGATTGGTCAATTTTTTTCCTGGCTGATCGTGGCGTTGACCTTCATGATTTCCTGGGAGGTTTTCTCCCGATATGTTTTAGACAGCCCCCATGCCTGGGCCTTTGACGTCATGAGCATGATGTACGGATCGCTCTTCATGATGGCGGGTGCCTACACCCTCTCCAAGAACGGCCATGTGCGTGGTGATGTGCTGTATGGCTTTTTCCCGCCCCGTCTGCAGGCCTGGTTGGACCTGCTTCTTTACATCGTGTTTTTCATACCGGGCGTGGTCGCTTTGGCGTACGCCGGCTATGGTTTTGCCGCAGATTCCTGGGCCATCAACGAGCACTCCAACGTGACGGCCGACGGTCCGCCCATCTACCCGTTCAAAACCATTTTGCCGATTGCGGGTGCTTTCCTGTTGGCTCAGGGTTTGGTTGAAATTGTGCGTTGCATTGTGTGTATCCAGCAAGGTGAGTGGCCCAAGCGTGGCGATGACGTGGACGAGGTCGATGTCGAAAAACTCAAGCAAATGGTCAATGTGAAAGACGAAGACATCGTCAAGTTAGGCGAGTTGGTGATTGCCAAGGGAACGCAAAAATGA
- the fdhF gene encoding formate dehydrogenase subunit alpha, protein MSTVQFTLNGQSVEAPAGKSIFNIAKDLGIAIPHLCHKEGLAPDGNCRACVVEVAGERTLAPSCCRSATPGMQVRTDSERAVKSQKMVLEMLLADLPEQGHKWLDDRAEAPHGELSQWAEHHGVQVRPQLAALKREAVPADLSHPAMAVNLDACIQCNRCERACRDLQVNDVIGLAFRGAHTQVVFDLADPMGGSSCVGCGECVQACPTGALMPKTHMGPQKVDREVDSVCPFCGVGCLVTFQVKDEKIISVQGRAGPANEGRLCVKGRFGMDYIHSPDRITQPLIRKAGVAKDVSLLDGHTHWREVFREATWEEALDLATQPLNALRDQHGPKSLAGFGSAKGSNEEAYLFQKLVRTGFGSNNVDHCTRLCHASSVAALLEGVGSGAVSNPVRDVEHSDLIIVIGANPTNNHPVAATWMKNAAQRGTRIVLADPRITDIGRHTWRNLQFKADTDVALLNAMLHVIVTENLCDEQFLRERADNVAALKAHVQGYTPEAMSAVCGIPADTIREVARAYAKAKAAMILWGMGVSQHVHGTDNARCLIALASITGQIGRPGTGLHPLRGQNNVQGASDAGLIPMMYPNYQRVADKSAHDWFEKFWDTKLDDQPGYTVVEIMHKALAPDTDPHKVRGMYIMGENPAMSDPDLNHARHALASLQHLVVQDIFLTETAWLADVVLPASAWPEKTGTVSNTDRTVQMGRQAVLPPGDAKPDLWIIQQIAQRMGLNWHYAGEQAGVAEVYEEMRQAMAPAIGGIDWARLDAGSVTYPCVTADDPGQPIVFHDHFPTADGRVRLVPASLIPANELPDAKYPLVLITGRQLEHWHTGSMTRRASVLDALEPAATASMHGSELRRLGLQAGQLVRIASRRGKVLLQLRQDDGTPLGTVYIPFAYQEAAANLLTNAALDPFGKIPEFKYCAVRMEAATPVNA, encoded by the coding sequence GCGCCAGACGGCAACTGCCGCGCTTGTGTGGTCGAGGTGGCTGGTGAGCGCACCCTGGCCCCCAGCTGCTGCCGCAGCGCCACGCCCGGCATGCAGGTGCGCACCGACAGTGAGCGCGCTGTCAAAAGTCAGAAGATGGTGCTGGAGATGCTGCTGGCCGATCTGCCCGAGCAGGGCCACAAATGGCTGGACGACCGTGCCGAGGCCCCGCACGGTGAACTGAGTCAATGGGCCGAGCACCACGGCGTGCAGGTGCGCCCGCAACTGGCAGCGCTCAAGCGTGAGGCGGTGCCTGCCGACCTGTCCCACCCGGCCATGGCCGTGAACTTGGATGCCTGCATTCAGTGCAACCGCTGCGAACGCGCTTGCCGCGACCTGCAAGTGAACGATGTGATTGGTCTGGCCTTTCGGGGCGCGCACACGCAAGTGGTGTTTGACCTGGCCGACCCGATGGGGGGCAGCAGTTGCGTGGGTTGCGGCGAATGCGTGCAGGCTTGTCCTACCGGCGCGCTCATGCCCAAGACCCACATGGGCCCGCAAAAGGTGGACCGCGAAGTCGATTCGGTCTGTCCGTTTTGTGGCGTGGGTTGTTTGGTCACTTTCCAGGTCAAAGACGAAAAAATCATCAGCGTCCAAGGCCGCGCTGGCCCGGCCAACGAAGGCCGTTTGTGCGTCAAGGGCCGCTTTGGCATGGACTACATCCACAGCCCAGACCGCATCACCCAACCGCTGATCCGCAAAGCGGGGGTGGCCAAAGATGTGTCCTTGTTGGATGGCCACACCCACTGGCGCGAAGTGTTCCGCGAAGCGACCTGGGAAGAAGCACTCGATCTGGCCACCCAGCCGCTCAATGCGCTGCGCGACCAACACGGCCCCAAATCCCTCGCCGGTTTCGGCTCGGCCAAAGGCAGCAACGAAGAAGCCTACTTGTTCCAAAAGCTGGTGCGCACCGGCTTTGGCAGCAACAACGTGGACCACTGCACGCGCCTGTGCCATGCGTCCAGTGTGGCGGCATTGCTCGAAGGGGTGGGCTCAGGGGCCGTCAGCAACCCGGTGCGCGATGTCGAGCATTCAGACCTCATCATCGTCATCGGCGCCAACCCCACCAACAACCACCCGGTGGCCGCCACCTGGATGAAGAACGCAGCCCAGCGCGGCACCCGCATCGTGCTGGCCGACCCGCGCATCACCGACATCGGTCGCCACACCTGGCGCAACCTGCAGTTCAAGGCCGACACCGATGTGGCGCTGCTCAATGCCATGCTGCACGTCATCGTCACCGAGAACCTGTGCGACGAACAGTTTTTGCGCGAGCGTGCCGACAACGTGGCCGCTCTCAAGGCCCATGTGCAGGGCTACACACCCGAAGCCATGAGCGCGGTGTGCGGCATCCCGGCCGACACCATCCGCGAAGTGGCACGGGCCTACGCCAAGGCCAAAGCCGCCATGATTTTGTGGGGCATGGGCGTGAGCCAGCATGTGCACGGCACCGACAACGCGCGCTGCCTGATTGCGCTGGCCAGCATCACCGGGCAGATTGGCCGCCCCGGCACCGGCCTGCACCCCTTGCGTGGCCAAAACAACGTGCAGGGCGCAAGCGATGCCGGCCTGATCCCGATGATGTACCCCAATTACCAACGGGTCGCCGACAAGTCAGCACACGACTGGTTTGAAAAGTTCTGGGACACGAAGCTCGACGACCAACCTGGCTACACCGTGGTCGAAATCATGCACAAGGCCCTCGCGCCAGACACCGACCCGCACAAGGTGCGCGGCATGTACATCATGGGCGAAAACCCGGCCATGAGCGACCCGGACCTGAACCATGCCCGCCACGCGTTGGCCAGCTTGCAGCATTTGGTGGTGCAAGACATCTTCTTGACCGAAACCGCTTGGCTGGCCGATGTGGTGCTGCCCGCCAGCGCCTGGCCCGAGAAGACCGGCACCGTCAGCAACACCGACCGCACGGTACAGATGGGCCGCCAAGCCGTGTTGCCGCCGGGCGATGCCAAGCCCGATTTATGGATCATCCAGCAGATCGCCCAGCGCATGGGCCTGAACTGGCACTACGCAGGCGAGCAAGCGGGTGTGGCAGAGGTCTATGAAGAAATGCGTCAGGCCATGGCCCCGGCCATTGGCGGCATCGACTGGGCGCGCCTGGACGCGGGCTCGGTCACTTACCCCTGTGTGACTGCAGACGATCCGGGTCAGCCGATCGTCTTCCATGACCACTTTCCCACGGCAGACGGTCGAGTGCGGCTGGTGCCCGCCAGTCTTATCCCGGCCAACGAGCTGCCCGATGCCAAATACCCGCTGGTGCTGATCACCGGGCGGCAACTGGAGCACTGGCATACCGGCAGCATGACGCGCCGCGCCAGTGTGCTCGATGCGCTGGAGCCTGCGGCCACGGCCTCGATGCACGGCAGCGAGTTGCGCCGGCTGGGGTTGCAGGCCGGGCAGCTTGTGCGCATTGCCTCGCGGCGCGGCAAGGTGCTGTTGCAGCTGCGCCAGGACGACGGCACGCCGCTGGGCACGGTGTACATCCCCTTTGCTTATCAGGAGGCAGCGGCCAATTTGCTGACCAACGCGGCGCTGGACCCGTTTGGCAAGATCCCAGAATTCAAATACTGCGCCGTGCGGATGGAAGCGGCAACCCCGGTGAACGCATGA
- a CDS encoding DUF3305 domain-containing protein, with protein sequence MSVHVVSEMAVLMRREAVQGAMSRWQSHRWVLADVVPHEAGFGENPRCLRQTDGEALWLYPAWRLELFSDDAEGYWLNLTSPTPSLFVMWRVQQGQDGQEEQAVPQALSLSYHDAGRWLDAQETVENVPASPEVVARLQAFTDAFYVPEVKRRQRPQSFQGLTDRFGQPASVSTTDKRKGGRQGP encoded by the coding sequence ATGTCTGTTCATGTCGTTTCCGAAATGGCGGTGCTGATGCGCCGCGAAGCCGTGCAAGGGGCCATGTCCCGCTGGCAGTCGCACCGCTGGGTGCTGGCCGATGTGGTGCCGCATGAAGCCGGGTTTGGTGAAAACCCGCGCTGCCTGCGTCAAACCGATGGCGAAGCCCTGTGGCTTTACCCTGCTTGGCGGCTGGAGCTGTTCAGCGACGACGCCGAAGGCTATTGGCTCAACCTCACCTCGCCCACCCCCAGTCTTTTTGTCATGTGGCGTGTGCAACAAGGGCAGGATGGCCAGGAGGAGCAGGCTGTGCCCCAAGCCCTGAGTCTGAGTTACCACGACGCGGGTCGCTGGCTCGATGCCCAGGAAACCGTGGAAAACGTCCCTGCCTCGCCCGAAGTGGTGGCCCGGTTGCAGGCCTTCACCGACGCCTTTTATGTGCCCGAAGTCAAGCGCCGGCAGCGCCCGCAAAGTTTTCAGGGCCTGACCGACCGCTTTGGTCAGCCCGCCTCGGTCAGTACAACGGACAAGCGCAAGGGCGGGAGGCAGGGCCCATGA
- a CDS encoding C4-dicarboxylate ABC transporter → MSDNKTPRRRHLLKGAALAAGTLSAPMIAKAQTGPISMRWQSTWPAKDIFHEYALDYAKKVNDMTGGDLKIEVLPAGAVVPAFGLLEAVSKGTLDGGHGVLGYHYGKQNALALWNSGPAFGMDANMILSWHKYGGGAELLAKLYASIGGNVQSFLYGPMSTQPLGWFKKPITKSADFKGLKFRTNGLAIDLFTAMGAAVNALPGGEIVPAMDRGLLDGAEFNNATSDRILGFPDVSKVCMLQSYHQSAETFEIMFNKTKYDALPAKMKSVIAIATEAASADMSWKAIDRYSKDYIELQTKDKVKFYKTPDAILQDQLKIWTEIVAKKSAENPLFKEIVESQRAFAQRAVKWDQDTNISRRMAVNHFFGAKAPAPKKG, encoded by the coding sequence TTGTCAGACAACAAAACCCCCCGCCGTCGTCATCTGCTCAAGGGCGCTGCCCTGGCTGCAGGTACCCTCTCTGCGCCCATGATCGCCAAGGCCCAAACCGGCCCGATCTCCATGCGCTGGCAGAGCACTTGGCCTGCCAAGGACATCTTCCACGAGTACGCACTGGACTACGCCAAGAAGGTCAACGACATGACCGGAGGCGATCTGAAGATCGAAGTGCTGCCAGCGGGCGCTGTCGTGCCTGCTTTCGGCTTGCTTGAAGCGGTCTCCAAAGGCACTTTGGACGGCGGTCACGGTGTGTTGGGTTACCACTACGGCAAGCAAAACGCTTTGGCCTTGTGGAACTCTGGCCCAGCCTTCGGCATGGACGCCAACATGATTTTGTCTTGGCACAAGTACGGCGGCGGTGCTGAACTGCTGGCCAAGTTGTACGCGTCGATTGGTGGCAACGTGCAGTCGTTCTTGTATGGCCCCATGTCCACACAGCCACTGGGCTGGTTCAAGAAGCCAATCACCAAGTCTGCGGATTTCAAGGGCTTGAAGTTCCGTACCAACGGGTTGGCCATTGACTTGTTCACCGCCATGGGTGCTGCGGTGAACGCCTTGCCAGGCGGCGAAATCGTCCCTGCGATGGACCGCGGCTTGCTGGATGGCGCTGAGTTCAACAACGCCACCTCTGACCGCATTTTGGGCTTTCCCGATGTCTCCAAGGTGTGCATGCTGCAAAGCTACCACCAGAGCGCTGAGACGTTTGAGATCATGTTCAACAAGACCAAGTACGATGCCTTGCCTGCCAAGATGAAGTCGGTCATCGCCATTGCTACGGAGGCGGCTTCTGCGGACATGTCCTGGAAAGCCATTGACCGCTATTCCAAGGACTACATCGAGTTGCAGACCAAAGACAAGGTCAAGTTCTATAAAACGCCTGACGCCATTTTGCAAGACCAATTGAAAATCTGGACCGAAATTGTCGCCAAGAAGTCTGCAGAAAATCCGCTGTTCAAGGAAATCGTGGAATCCCAACGCGCCTTCGCACAACGTGCGGTCAAGTGGGACCAGGACACCAACATCAGCCGTCGCATGGCCGTGAACCACTTCTTCGGAGCGAAAGCCCCAGCCCCTAAAAAAGGTTGA
- a CDS encoding molecular chaperone TorD family protein: MSPDLNLSASSHALDEETARAEVYGLLSQLLYAAPSADLLGQLQVAVTEAPDAGGFLEEPWRDLVASARSLNHDQVVAEYNRLFGGVGKPEVYLYGSHYLSGFLNEKPLVKLRDDLAALGLGKGEGMSDTEDHVAYVFEVMRYLIAGDDVAVANLTHQMAFFSQHLQPWVPQMCQTLRAHPAAVFYAHLAAFTEAFLSVETQGFDLVA, from the coding sequence ATGAGCCCAGACCTGAACCTGTCCGCCAGCAGCCATGCGCTGGACGAAGAAACCGCCCGCGCCGAGGTGTACGGCCTGCTGTCGCAGCTGCTTTATGCCGCGCCATCGGCCGATTTGCTGGGCCAATTGCAGGTGGCCGTGACCGAGGCCCCCGATGCAGGTGGTTTTCTGGAAGAGCCTTGGCGCGACCTGGTGGCCAGCGCACGCAGCCTGAACCACGATCAGGTGGTGGCCGAATACAACCGCCTGTTTGGTGGGGTGGGCAAGCCCGAGGTTTACCTGTATGGCTCGCACTACCTCAGCGGCTTTTTGAACGAAAAACCATTGGTCAAGCTGCGCGACGACCTGGCAGCCTTGGGCCTGGGCAAAGGCGAGGGCATGTCCGACACCGAAGACCATGTGGCCTATGTCTTCGAAGTCATGCGCTACCTGATTGCCGGGGACGATGTGGCCGTGGCCAACCTCACGCACCAAATGGCATTTTTCAGCCAGCATCTGCAGCCGTGGGTGCCGCAAATGTGCCAAACGCTGCGGGCGCATCCTGCGGCTGTTTTTTATGCCCACTTGGCCGCATTCACCGAAGCTTTTCTGAGCGTGGAAACGCAGGGCTTCGATTTGGTGGCTTGA
- a CDS encoding DUF3306 domain-containing protein: MSEHFFSRWSQRKQSVAKGLPVAEPAIPASPVESSELTGSSQSLQSSKAAAQETESGATEAKSSELPAEPLPSLNDARALTPSSDFQPFMRPGVTADVRNVAMKKLFTDPHFNVMDGLDIYIGDYNTPDPMPAGMLQKMVGAQLLGLFDRPDEAAAKTAPTAEPVSTAVSPAADPGGNPEQSPAAPQGSPVVAQSPPSLPDLAGSVSPVIQPHANAHPEHDHPDLQLQPNHAPASPSPGPSTG; the protein is encoded by the coding sequence ATGAGCGAGCACTTTTTCAGCCGCTGGTCGCAGCGCAAGCAATCCGTGGCCAAGGGCTTGCCGGTGGCCGAACCTGCCATCCCGGCGAGTCCGGTCGAGTCGTCTGAATTGACTGGATCGTCCCAATCGTTGCAAAGTTCCAAGGCTGCGGCCCAAGAGACTGAGTCGGGTGCAACCGAAGCGAAGTCCAGCGAGTTACCCGCCGAGCCCTTGCCCAGCCTGAACGACGCACGCGCCTTGACCCCGTCCTCGGACTTTCAGCCTTTCATGCGGCCCGGCGTGACCGCCGATGTGCGCAATGTGGCCATGAAAAAACTGTTCACCGACCCGCATTTCAATGTCATGGACGGCCTCGACATCTACATCGGCGACTACAACACACCCGACCCCATGCCCGCAGGCATGCTGCAAAAAATGGTGGGTGCGCAGTTGCTGGGTTTGTTCGACAGACCCGATGAAGCGGCGGCCAAGACTGCGCCCACGGCCGAGCCTGTGTCGACTGCTGTCAGCCCTGCTGCAGACCCCGGTGGAAACCCTGAGCAAAGTCCTGCGGCCCCGCAAGGCTCGCCAGTTGTGGCACAGTCGCCGCCTTCCCTGCCCGATTTGGCAGGATCGGTCAGCCCCGTGATTCAGCCCCACGCCAACGCGCACCCCGAACATGACCACCCTGATTTGCAACTGCAACCAAACCATGCCCCTGCAAGCCCAAGCCCTGGGCCAAGCACTGGGTGA
- a CDS encoding 4Fe-4S binding protein, whose product MTTLICNCNQTMPLQAQALGQALGEDLTLHTTLCRREAGQFQKAVKTGDTVVVACTQEKRLFSELAEQTEGAISPIRFVNIRETGGWGREAAHATAKMAALLAAARLPEPEPVATVTYKSEGRVLIIGAIDVAERAASFLSDAMQVTIFAQGPGNAGGSQERRHPVVAGRLQSLSGWLGAFDVTWDASNPIDLDLCTRCNACVAACPEQAIGLDYQVDLSRCTSHRDCVKVCDAAGAIDFSRDARPRTERFDVVLDLRGDQASPTFTSHALPQGYFRWDGQDLPTLLKVRELVGEFEKPRFFAYKQKLCAHSRNEQVGCSACIDICSAEAVRSDKSRQQIVVNPNLCVGCGACTTACPTGALTYAYPRPAEQGAKIRALLWAYQAAGGRDAALLLHSQDKGQALIDELGRGAQLGVMQGVPARVMPVALWHTASVGMELWLSAVAYGARQVMVLLTTEEAPQYRAALLEQMAVAQSLLNGLGYTGVHFQLIEAKTATSLDGDLQRLCARSLKTASLPTGPAVAARHAVQAEKRSNLELVIDHLMAQSPVMAMDEASRPKALALPAAGSPLGSITVDGSKCTLCMSCVGACPSSALQDNPLQPELRFVEKNCVQCGLCATTCPENAITLQPRLSLLAERTQPRVVHSSPPYACIRCAKPFGTLKAIETMLGRLTGHSMFQGAALERLKMCGDCRVVDMFTDENQVRITDGQLPPKTR is encoded by the coding sequence ATGACCACCCTGATTTGCAACTGCAACCAAACCATGCCCCTGCAAGCCCAAGCCCTGGGCCAAGCACTGGGTGAAGACCTGACGCTGCACACCACCTTGTGCCGCCGCGAGGCTGGACAATTTCAAAAAGCCGTGAAAACCGGCGACACCGTGGTGGTGGCTTGCACCCAAGAAAAACGCCTGTTCAGTGAACTGGCCGAGCAAACCGAAGGCGCGATTTCGCCCATCCGCTTTGTCAACATCCGCGAAACCGGCGGCTGGGGCCGTGAAGCCGCGCACGCCACAGCCAAAATGGCCGCACTGCTGGCCGCTGCCCGTTTGCCCGAACCCGAACCGGTGGCCACCGTCACCTACAAAAGCGAAGGCCGCGTGCTCATCATCGGGGCCATCGATGTGGCCGAACGCGCCGCCAGTTTCTTGTCAGATGCGATGCAGGTCACGATTTTTGCGCAAGGCCCGGGTAACGCCGGGGGCAGTCAGGAACGGCGTCATCCCGTGGTGGCCGGGCGCTTGCAAAGCCTGAGCGGATGGCTGGGTGCGTTTGATGTGACCTGGGACGCCAGCAACCCGATTGACCTGGACCTGTGCACCCGCTGCAACGCTTGCGTGGCCGCCTGCCCCGAGCAGGCCATTGGCCTGGATTACCAGGTGGACTTGTCACGCTGCACATCGCACCGCGACTGCGTCAAGGTGTGCGATGCCGCAGGTGCTATTGACTTCAGCCGCGACGCCCGTCCGCGAACCGAGCGCTTTGATGTGGTGCTGGACTTGCGTGGCGACCAAGCATCGCCCACCTTCACCTCACACGCCTTGCCGCAAGGCTACTTCCGCTGGGATGGACAAGACCTGCCAACTTTGCTGAAGGTGCGCGAACTGGTGGGCGAGTTTGAAAAGCCCCGGTTTTTTGCCTACAAACAAAAGCTCTGCGCCCACAGCCGCAACGAACAAGTCGGTTGCAGCGCCTGCATTGACATTTGCTCGGCCGAAGCCGTGCGCTCCGACAAGAGCCGCCAGCAAATCGTGGTCAACCCCAACCTGTGCGTGGGCTGCGGCGCTTGCACCACGGCTTGCCCCACTGGGGCCCTGACTTACGCTTACCCGCGCCCGGCAGAGCAGGGGGCCAAGATCCGCGCATTGCTCTGGGCCTACCAAGCCGCTGGCGGGCGCGATGCTGCTTTGCTGTTGCACAGCCAAGACAAAGGCCAGGCGCTGATCGACGAGCTGGGTCGGGGTGCGCAGCTGGGCGTGATGCAAGGCGTGCCTGCCCGCGTGATGCCCGTGGCCCTGTGGCACACCGCCAGTGTGGGCATGGAGCTGTGGCTGTCGGCCGTGGCCTATGGCGCTCGCCAGGTCATGGTGCTGCTCACCACCGAAGAAGCGCCGCAATACCGCGCCGCGCTCCTTGAGCAAATGGCCGTGGCGCAAAGCTTGCTCAACGGCCTGGGCTACACCGGCGTGCATTTCCAGCTCATCGAAGCCAAAACCGCCACATCTTTGGATGGTGATTTGCAGCGCCTGTGCGCCCGCAGCCTCAAGACCGCCAGCCTGCCCACAGGCCCTGCCGTCGCCGCCCGTCACGCGGTGCAAGCCGAAAAGCGCAGCAACCTGGAGCTGGTCATCGACCACCTGATGGCCCAGTCGCCCGTGATGGCCATGGACGAGGCCTCGCGCCCAAAGGCACTCGCCTTGCCCGCCGCGGGGTCGCCTTTGGGCAGCATCACGGTGGACGGCAGCAAGTGCACGCTGTGCATGAGCTGCGTGGGCGCTTGCCCTTCGTCGGCGCTGCAAGACAACCCCTTGCAGCCCGAGTTGCGGTTTGTCGAGAAAAACTGCGTGCAATGCGGTCTGTGTGCCACGACCTGCCCCGAAAACGCGATCACTCTGCAGCCGCGCCTGTCGCTGCTGGCCGAACGGACGCAGCCCCGCGTGGTGCACAGCAGCCCGCCGTATGCCTGCATCCGCTGCGCCAAACCCTTTGGCACCCTCAAAGCGATTGAGACCATGTTGGGTCGCCTGACTGGCCACAGCATGTTCCAAGGCGCCGCGCTGGAACGCCTGAAAATGTGCGGCGACTGCCGCGTGGTGGACATGTTCACCGACGAGAACCAGGTGCGCATCACCGATGGCCAACTGCCTCCCAAAACCCGATAA